A stretch of the Methanofervidicoccus abyssi genome encodes the following:
- the argC gene encoding N-acetyl-gamma-glutamyl-phosphate reductase, with product MVEVSIIGGSGYTGGELLRILSNHPKVEIRYVTSRKLDGVPVTKIHKNLKGMEPLENLTFKNIPPEDIDSDIVFCATPHGVSMKIVPTLYEKDVRIIDLSGDYRFEDIEIYEKWYGIKHTGKLDAVYGLPEIHRESIKRAKLVANPGCFPTGAILLLTPLVKEDIVEENIVIDSKTGVSGAGISPTDTTHFPNINENVIPYKITSHRHTPEIEKELKKLSNRDIKVFFTPHLVPITRGILTTAHVFLREEIDKEGLIEIYRKFYRRDPFIRIFEEDIPSLTGVRGTNFCDIAIEVDKNRRAVLVSAIDNLVKGASGQGVQNMNIMMGFDEREGLWFGGLAP from the coding sequence ATGGTAGAAGTGTCTATCATAGGGGGGTCTGGATATACAGGGGGAGAACTGTTGAGGATTCTCTCCAACCATCCAAAAGTAGAGATAAGGTATGTAACCTCCAGAAAGTTAGATGGAGTACCTGTAACTAAGATACACAAAAACTTAAAGGGCATGGAACCTTTAGAGAATTTAACATTTAAAAACATCCCCCCTGAAGATATAGATTCAGATATTGTATTCTGTGCCACACCCCATGGAGTATCTATGAAGATAGTGCCAACTCTCTATGAAAAGGACGTAAGAATTATAGATCTCAGTGGAGATTATAGATTTGAGGATATAGAGATTTATGAAAAGTGGTATGGTATAAAACATACGGGAAAACTTGATGCAGTATACGGTCTACCTGAAATCCACCGGGAATCTATAAAGAGGGCTAAACTTGTTGCGAACCCCGGATGTTTCCCAACAGGAGCTATTCTACTCTTGACACCCCTGGTTAAAGAAGATATTGTTGAGGAGAATATCGTTATAGATTCAAAGACTGGAGTAAGCGGAGCGGGGATATCTCCTACAGACACCACTCACTTTCCTAACATAAATGAGAATGTCATACCTTACAAAATTACCTCCCACAGACATACACCAGAGATAGAGAAGGAGTTGAAAAAGTTATCAAATAGAGATATAAAGGTATTTTTCACACCCCATTTAGTACCTATTACAAGGGGTATACTTACAACGGCTCATGTGTTCTTGCGTGAAGAGATAGATAAAGAAGGGCTAATAGAAATATACAGAAAGTTCTACAGGAGAGATCCCTTTATAAGGATATTTGAAGAGGATATACCATCTCTAACTGGGGTTAGAGGTACTAACTTCTGTGATATTGCCATCGAGGTGGATAAAAATAGAAGGGCGGTTTTAGTCTCCGCAATCGACAACCTGGTAAAGGGAGCCAGTGGGCAGGGAGTACAGAATATGAATATAATGATGGGATTTGATGAAAGAGAAGGTTTGTGGTTTGGGGGTTTAGCTCCTTAA
- a CDS encoding DUF2120 family protein, whose translation MIIRVITGKIMKSLEAFKGSKPLYDRDGLLIVRGICRDRRFEEYNSIRDYLEDKLKENGFEIVNDREDIELFVDKIDKKLRGNNNSIYPDAFGFERLKRSFEEMGCLCDYVIGRKGDIIVGISMWYDKVKKEPKFVEVICC comes from the coding sequence GTGATTATAAGGGTTATTACTGGGAAAATTATGAAATCCTTAGAAGCTTTTAAGGGGTCAAAACCCCTATATGACAGGGACGGTCTTTTAATTGTCAGAGGTATCTGTAGGGATAGAAGGTTTGAGGAGTACAACTCAATTAGAGATTATTTAGAAGATAAATTAAAGGAGAACGGTTTTGAGATTGTAAATGACAGAGAAGATATAGAGTTGTTTGTAGATAAGATAGATAAAAAATTGAGAGGTAACAATAACTCTATATATCCCGATGCTTTTGGTTTCGAGAGATTAAAAAGATCTTTTGAGGAAATGGGATGTCTCTGTGATTACGTTATAGGTAGAAAAGGAGATATCATAGTGGGAATAAGTATGTGGTATGATAAAGTGAAGAAGGAACCTAAATTTGTAGAAGTAATATGTTGTTAA
- a CDS encoding undecaprenyl-diphosphate phosphatase: protein MDIIQVITLSIVEGVTEFLPISSTGHMIVLSRLLNIPQNSIHINFEITIQLSAILAVCYQYAEKLRKSLNLWKKIIVSFIPTGVVGLLFYKEIINLFSVTTVALSFILGGIVFLIVEKFYRENKSTTKSLEDITYRQSLIVGIAQVFSLIPGTSRSGATIVGGLLSNLDRKTATEFSFLCAIPVMLTATLFSIYKNLGKLNTGDIYSLILGFVITFFITLITVRLFLKYVKRYNFVPFGIYRIVFGLILLLFFSN from the coding sequence ATGGATATAATTCAGGTGATAACTCTGAGTATTGTAGAAGGAGTCACAGAGTTCCTACCTATCTCATCGACAGGTCATATGATAGTATTATCTCGACTACTCAATATCCCCCAAAATAGTATCCATATAAATTTTGAAATAACTATACAGTTGTCAGCAATACTTGCAGTATGCTACCAGTACGCCGAAAAACTTAGAAAGAGTTTAAACCTGTGGAAGAAGATAATTGTATCCTTTATACCAACTGGTGTAGTTGGATTACTTTTTTATAAAGAGATAATAAATCTATTCTCTGTTACTACTGTAGCCCTAAGTTTTATCCTTGGAGGTATAGTGTTCCTCATTGTTGAGAAGTTCTACAGGGAAAATAAAAGTACTACTAAAAGTTTAGAAGATATAACTTACAGACAGTCATTGATAGTAGGTATTGCTCAGGTGTTCTCCCTTATTCCAGGTACTTCCCGTTCAGGTGCCACCATTGTAGGGGGATTATTATCTAACTTAGATAGGAAAACAGCTACAGAATTCTCCTTCCTATGTGCAATACCTGTAATGCTAACTGCTACACTTTTTAGTATATATAAGAATCTTGGAAAGTTAAACACTGGAGATATATACAGCTTGATACTGGGATTTGTGATTACTTTCTTTATAACCTTAATCACAGTTAGACTGTTTTTGAAGTATGTAAAGAGATATAACTTTGTACCCTTTGGAATATATAGAATAGTTTTTGGTTTGATTTTGCTTTTGTTTTTCAGTAATTAG
- a CDS encoding LL-diaminopimelate aminotransferase: MESYIQNLFAERIGGKNFGKEEVIYKFEKIKRAKLEAMRKYPDVELIDMGVGEPDEMADPRVIEVLCREAKKYENRGYADNGIQELKDAVPEYMEKVYGVKGIDPVNEVIHSIGSKSALAYIAAVFINPGDITLTTVPGYPITATHTRWYGGKVYNLPLLEENNFLPDLESIPDDVRRKAKILYLNYPNNPTGAQATVEFYREVVDFAQDNNIIVVQDAAYGPLTYGSEPLSFLSIEGAKEVGVEIHSFSKAFNMTGWRLAFLVGNELIIKGFATVKDNFDSGQFIPIQKAGIYCLKHPEITERIRKKYERRLRKMVRIFRELGFDAKMPGGTFYLYLKAPKGTRDGKVFRNAEEFSEYLIREKLISTVPWDDAGSYIRVAACFPAFKDGKVSEEEEDRILEEVKNRLSDVEFIF; encoded by the coding sequence GTGGAGAGTTATATTCAAAACCTATTCGCAGAGAGGATTGGTGGAAAGAATTTTGGTAAAGAAGAGGTAATCTATAAATTCGAAAAGATAAAGAGGGCTAAATTAGAGGCTATGAGAAAGTATCCAGATGTAGAGTTAATTGATATGGGTGTAGGGGAACCAGATGAGATGGCAGATCCTAGAGTTATAGAGGTGCTCTGTAGGGAGGCTAAGAAGTATGAAAATAGAGGTTATGCAGATAACGGGATACAGGAGTTGAAGGATGCCGTCCCAGAGTATATGGAGAAGGTGTATGGTGTAAAGGGTATAGATCCTGTAAATGAAGTTATCCACTCCATAGGTTCAAAATCTGCCCTAGCTTATATAGCTGCTGTATTTATAAATCCAGGGGATATCACTCTTACAACTGTACCAGGTTATCCAATAACTGCCACCCATACAAGATGGTACGGCGGTAAGGTATACAACCTCCCACTCTTAGAGGAGAATAATTTTCTACCTGATCTAGAGAGTATTCCAGATGATGTAAGGAGGAAGGCGAAGATACTCTATTTAAACTATCCAAATAATCCAACAGGCGCCCAGGCAACTGTGGAGTTCTACAGGGAGGTTGTAGATTTTGCACAGGATAATAACATCATAGTGGTGCAGGACGCAGCTTACGGTCCTCTAACGTATGGTAGTGAGCCTCTCTCTTTCTTATCCATAGAAGGGGCAAAGGAGGTAGGAGTGGAGATACATAGTTTCTCAAAGGCATTCAATATGACAGGTTGGAGATTGGCATTTCTCGTAGGAAACGAGTTGATTATAAAGGGTTTTGCAACTGTGAAGGATAACTTTGACAGTGGACAGTTTATTCCTATCCAAAAGGCAGGTATATACTGTCTAAAGCATCCTGAGATCACAGAAAGGATAAGGAAGAAATACGAGAGACGACTTAGAAAGATGGTAAGGATATTTAGAGAATTAGGATTTGACGCCAAGATGCCTGGAGGAACCTTCTATCTCTATCTGAAGGCACCTAAAGGTACCAGGGATGGTAAAGTATTTAGAAACGCTGAGGAATTCTCCGAGTATCTTATAAGGGAGAAACTTATATCTACCGTGCCATGGGATGATGCAGGGAGCTATATAAGGGTAGCAGCCTGTTTCCCTGCTTTTAAAGATGGTAAAGTATCTGAAGAAGAAGAGGATAGGATACTTGAGGAAGTAAAGAACAGACTTTCAGACGTGGAGTTTATATTTTAA
- a CDS encoding thiolase domain-containing protein, which yields MRDVVIIGYGQTKFGELWESSFRDIIVEAGVKAIEDANIDGKDLDAIYVGNMSGGLFVGQEHISSLIADYAGLTPLPCTRVEAACASGSLALRSAYLSVASGHHDVVLVGGVEKMTDITDATSAIAAAADQEWEAFFGATFPSLYAMMARRYMYEYGLTMEELSMWSVIAHDHGSRNPYAQFRFKTTLEQVINAPPVAEPLTLMHCSPVSDGAAALIVCDVEKAKEFVSKDDMIYIIASTQASDTISLHSRESITTLKAAKVASEKAYKMAGITPEVVDVAEVHDCFAINGLILLEDLGFCKKGEAGKIVAEEKVRVDCEDFVTVNPSGGLKAAGHALGATGIRQVGEIYWQLKEDKNCKDRQAIIKHGYGITANVGGTGGTVCVHILSNSRK from the coding sequence ATGAGGGATGTAGTAATAATAGGATACGGCCAGACAAAATTTGGAGAGCTCTGGGAATCCTCCTTTAGAGATATAATAGTTGAGGCAGGAGTTAAGGCTATTGAAGACGCCAACATAGATGGTAAGGATCTAGATGCCATCTACGTTGGAAACATGAGTGGAGGTCTCTTCGTAGGGCAGGAACATATATCTTCCCTTATTGCAGATTATGCAGGTTTAACGCCCCTTCCCTGTACAAGGGTTGAGGCAGCCTGTGCTTCTGGAAGTTTAGCCCTTAGGAGTGCATACCTCTCTGTGGCAAGTGGGCACCATGATGTTGTACTTGTAGGGGGAGTTGAAAAGATGACGGATATTACAGACGCCACTTCTGCAATAGCAGCAGCTGCAGACCAGGAGTGGGAGGCATTTTTCGGTGCAACTTTTCCTTCCCTATACGCCATGATGGCGAGGAGATACATGTACGAGTACGGTCTCACCATGGAAGAGTTATCCATGTGGAGCGTTATAGCCCACGACCATGGATCTAGAAATCCCTATGCCCAGTTTAGGTTTAAAACCACATTGGAGCAGGTTATAAATGCACCTCCTGTTGCAGAGCCTTTAACACTTATGCACTGTTCCCCAGTATCAGATGGTGCTGCAGCTCTTATAGTATGTGATGTAGAGAAAGCTAAGGAGTTCGTCTCCAAGGACGATATGATATATATAATAGCCTCCACTCAGGCTTCAGATACCATCTCTCTCCACAGCAGGGAGAGTATAACAACCCTCAAGGCTGCAAAGGTGGCGTCAGAGAAGGCTTATAAGATGGCGGGGATCACTCCAGAGGTAGTAGATGTTGCAGAAGTTCATGACTGCTTCGCTATAAACGGGTTGATACTACTAGAAGATCTAGGCTTCTGTAAGAAGGGAGAGGCTGGGAAGATCGTTGCCGAGGAGAAGGTAAGGGTAGATTGTGAGGATTTCGTTACAGTTAATCCCAGTGGAGGTTTAAAGGCGGCAGGACATGCCCTTGGGGCAACAGGTATAAGACAGGTTGGAGAAATATACTGGCAGTTGAAGGAAGATAAGAACTGTAAGGATAGGCAAGCTATTATAAAACATGGTTATGGAATAACTGCAAATGTTGGAGGAACTGGAGGAACTGTATGTGTCCATATACTCTCTAACAGTAGAAAATAG
- a CDS encoding flippase-like domain-containing protein yields the protein MNLRKKIVTSLLYLLGLVIILVIILHVGISKVASVLLSINPYIFLLGVLLYFLGCFILTLRWKVILSISNYKVSLKNLFLLIMMGQFINNVTPSMRGGSEPFRAYYLSKLEHIPKSISFSSVIVERILDTVAFLILSLLVILYFMIEGIPLVEELVLVWLLISILMALSIYIIMHRSLPYRVASKLIGLISSISSKSIPEREIHRSIEDLQQNILFLHNNRKRMILPFILTFLWWFLDIFKNYILFLSIGYRVSPIALSSTYLVSLLVGILPTLPGSLGVSDAVSITLYSYFGIPHSISTAVTLLDRVVSYIIPTILGFVAYYLIKRMTNKVKQ from the coding sequence ATGAATCTAAGGAAAAAGATAGTAACTTCTCTCCTTTACCTCTTAGGGTTGGTTATTATTCTCGTTATAATACTCCACGTTGGAATCTCAAAAGTTGCCTCTGTACTGCTGTCTATAAATCCTTATATATTTTTATTAGGAGTACTTCTCTATTTCTTAGGGTGCTTTATTCTTACCTTAAGATGGAAGGTTATTCTATCTATAAGCAATTATAAGGTATCTCTTAAGAATCTCTTCCTACTGATTATGATGGGACAGTTTATAAACAATGTAACTCCCTCAATGAGAGGTGGAAGTGAGCCCTTTAGAGCATACTATCTTTCAAAGTTGGAACACATCCCAAAGTCTATATCCTTCTCCAGTGTAATAGTTGAAAGGATTTTAGACACTGTTGCTTTTTTAATACTTTCTCTCCTTGTGATTCTTTACTTTATGATAGAGGGAATTCCCCTTGTAGAAGAACTTGTATTGGTGTGGTTACTAATAAGTATACTCATGGCACTTAGTATATACATCATAATGCATAGATCCCTTCCCTACAGAGTGGCGTCGAAGTTGATTGGTTTAATATCTTCTATATCCTCTAAAAGTATACCTGAAAGGGAGATACATAGGTCTATAGAAGATCTACAGCAGAATATACTTTTTCTCCACAACAACAGAAAAAGAATGATACTACCATTTATCCTTACTTTCCTCTGGTGGTTCCTCGATATATTCAAAAATTACATACTCTTTTTGTCTATCGGTTATAGAGTATCTCCTATAGCACTGTCTTCAACCTACTTAGTCTCCCTACTTGTAGGTATCCTTCCTACACTGCCAGGTAGTCTCGGAGTATCTGATGCTGTATCTATAACTCTCTACTCCTACTTTGGAATTCCCCACTCTATTTCCACTGCAGTTACCCTCTTAGATAGGGTAGTATCTTACATAATACCTACAATATTGGGATTTGTTGCATACTATTTAATAAAAAGGATGACGAATAAGGTGAAACAGTGA
- a CDS encoding hydroxymethylglutaryl-CoA synthase, protein MKVGIIGYGSYIPKYRIKVEEIAKVWGKDPEPIKKGLIVYEKSVPGPDEDTATISVEAGKNALKRAGIDPRDIGAIYIGSESHPYAVKPTSTIVAEALGVTPDLTCADLEFACKAGTAGIQICIGLVGSGMIKYGMAIGADTAQGAPGDALEYTAAAGGACYIIGSKKKEIIGEINGTYSFTTDTPDFWRREGKPYPKHGGRFTGELAYFRHVINAAKGIMERMGTTPKDYDYCVFHQPNGKFYIRVAKYLGFKEEQYRDGLLTPYLGNTYSGAVPLGLSNILDSGKEGDRILAVSYGSGAGSDAFDIILTDRIEEVKDKAPKTIDLLNRKKYIDYSIYLKYRRGIKV, encoded by the coding sequence ATGAAGGTTGGTATTATAGGTTATGGAAGTTATATTCCCAAATACAGAATAAAGGTGGAAGAGATTGCAAAGGTCTGGGGAAAGGATCCAGAACCTATAAAGAAGGGTCTCATAGTTTATGAGAAGAGTGTACCAGGGCCAGATGAGGATACTGCTACTATAAGTGTTGAGGCTGGAAAGAACGCCCTTAAAAGGGCAGGTATAGATCCCAGGGATATTGGAGCAATCTATATCGGTAGTGAGAGTCATCCCTATGCAGTAAAACCTACTTCTACCATAGTTGCGGAGGCTCTAGGTGTTACACCAGATCTAACATGTGCAGATCTAGAGTTTGCATGTAAAGCTGGAACTGCAGGTATTCAGATATGTATAGGGCTTGTTGGAAGTGGGATGATAAAGTACGGAATGGCAATTGGGGCAGATACTGCCCAGGGAGCACCTGGTGATGCCCTTGAATACACAGCTGCGGCGGGAGGAGCCTGTTATATAATAGGGAGTAAGAAAAAGGAGATAATTGGGGAGATAAACGGTACCTACTCCTTTACAACAGATACTCCAGATTTTTGGAGAAGGGAAGGAAAACCCTATCCAAAACATGGTGGTAGATTCACAGGAGAACTAGCCTACTTCAGACATGTGATAAATGCTGCAAAAGGTATAATGGAGAGGATGGGCACAACTCCAAAAGATTATGACTACTGTGTATTCCATCAACCTAATGGTAAGTTTTACATAAGGGTCGCCAAGTACTTAGGGTTTAAAGAGGAACAATACAGAGACGGATTACTTACACCTTACTTAGGAAACACCTACTCTGGTGCTGTACCCTTAGGTCTATCCAACATCCTGGACAGTGGGAAAGAGGGAGATAGGATACTTGCAGTATCCTATGGAAGTGGGGCTGGAAGTGATGCCTTCGATATTATACTTACCGATAGGATAGAGGAGGTAAAGGATAAGGCACCTAAAACCATAGACCTACTTAATAGAAAGAAGTACATAGATTACTCTATATATCTCAAGTACAGGAGAGGTATAAAGGTATAA
- a CDS encoding helix-turn-helix domain-containing protein, whose protein sequence is MDKIKRHIIGDIALSDNIGKGLKKWREIFNIPQIEVAKYLMVSPSVVSDYEAGRRKNPGINIIKRYVDALVDIDKRRGGGTIRALQRILNPSSMEPILQIKEYKSPVRISEFLEVIEGELPNYPNNEEVQNYRREMEEKLNNYIFGHTVVDSVKAILEMSGQDFLNLYGWTTERTLIFTNVSTGRSPMVAIRVSSIKPRLVVFQGVSYLDKLALKLAEIEGIPLIVTKLSVDELLERLNKIN, encoded by the coding sequence ATGGATAAAATAAAGAGGCATATCATAGGAGATATCGCACTATCTGATAATATTGGGAAAGGTCTAAAGAAGTGGAGGGAGATATTTAACATCCCCCAGATAGAAGTTGCCAAGTACCTTATGGTATCTCCTTCTGTTGTAAGTGACTACGAGGCTGGTAGGAGGAAGAACCCAGGTATCAACATTATAAAGAGATACGTTGACGCTCTAGTGGATATAGACAAGAGGAGGGGAGGAGGTACTATAAGGGCTCTCCAGAGGATACTTAATCCATCTTCCATGGAACCTATCCTTCAGATAAAGGAGTATAAAAGTCCAGTTAGGATCTCGGAATTCCTGGAAGTAATAGAAGGGGAACTCCCAAATTATCCCAATAACGAAGAGGTCCAAAATTACCGTAGGGAGATGGAAGAGAAGTTAAATAATTACATATTTGGTCATACAGTTGTAGATAGTGTAAAGGCTATATTGGAGATGAGTGGACAGGATTTTCTAAACCTCTACGGTTGGACAACTGAGAGGACTCTGATATTCACAAATGTATCTACAGGTAGGAGTCCTATGGTTGCCATAAGGGTAAGTTCTATAAAACCTAGGTTAGTGGTTTTTCAGGGGGTATCTTACTTGGATAAACTGGCATTGAAATTGGCGGAGATAGAAGGTATTCCACTGATCGTTACTAAACTTTCGGTGGATGAGTTGTTGGAGAGGTTAAATAAGATAAATTAG
- the cfbD gene encoding Ni-sirohydrochlorin a,c-diamide reductive cyclase catalytic subunit translates to MILHLRPSPIAASMYQLRDVGADAIILHGPSGCSFRTARLLELDGVRVFTTGMDENDFIFGGSEKLDYTVKYVIDYLKRNNKKKKYIIGIVGTCPSMIIGEDLHLPCKKYSDDSVIIVPVEVHSGMGDNTIGAIKAMEACLRAGLIDEKEFERQKYILQKATEVERKRGMAKNKYLKPTNEDDLEKVIEVFKNLKKGVRVLCVLNAKKETGYLFAHPLIEINRYMERRGIEVINIANLDPNVGLKKIREDAKNILREYRKRKINIDYITGGLDEYPITGEKVVDIVKKVGGDLVVVSGVPHAVPIEEVSKGRITVGISDGPRLYYPIKEMYHYSIIELDAHAKVLGRRTLVKSRFGEVLRFISND, encoded by the coding sequence ATGATACTACATCTCAGGCCTTCACCAATAGCTGCATCCATGTATCAGTTAAGGGACGTAGGAGCAGATGCTATAATACTTCATGGTCCAAGTGGATGTTCCTTCAGAACTGCCAGGCTGTTGGAGTTAGATGGTGTTAGAGTATTTACAACTGGAATGGATGAAAACGACTTCATATTTGGAGGTAGTGAGAAGTTAGATTATACTGTAAAATATGTTATAGATTATCTCAAGAGGAATAATAAAAAGAAGAAGTATATCATAGGTATAGTTGGTACCTGTCCCAGTATGATAATCGGAGAGGATCTACACCTACCCTGTAAGAAGTACTCTGATGACAGTGTTATCATTGTCCCAGTGGAAGTGCACAGTGGAATGGGAGATAACACTATAGGAGCTATAAAAGCTATGGAGGCCTGCCTACGTGCAGGTTTGATAGATGAGAAGGAGTTTGAAAGACAGAAGTATATCTTACAAAAGGCTACAGAGGTGGAGAGAAAGAGAGGGATGGCTAAGAATAAATACTTAAAACCTACTAATGAAGACGATCTGGAGAAAGTTATAGAGGTTTTTAAAAATTTAAAAAAAGGTGTAAGAGTACTCTGTGTACTAAATGCCAAAAAGGAGACTGGATACCTCTTTGCCCATCCTTTAATAGAGATCAATAGATATATGGAGAGGAGAGGGATAGAGGTAATAAACATAGCTAACTTAGATCCAAATGTAGGTCTTAAAAAGATAAGGGAAGACGCCAAGAATATACTTAGAGAGTACAGGAAAAGGAAGATAAATATAGATTACATTACAGGGGGTTTAGATGAGTATCCTATAACTGGAGAAAAGGTTGTAGATATAGTGAAGAAAGTTGGAGGAGATTTAGTGGTAGTCTCTGGAGTACCTCATGCTGTGCCGATTGAGGAAGTAAGTAAAGGTAGAATAACTGTAGGTATAAGCGATGGACCTAGACTGTATTACCCGATAAAAGAAATGTATCACTACAGTATAATTGAGTTAGATGCACATGCAAAGGTATTAGGTAGGAGAACTTTAGTGAAGTCGAGATTCGGGGAGGTACTAAGATTTATCTCAAATGATTAG
- a CDS encoding CooT family nickel-binding protein, translating into MCNLNLYLNDQLVMEDVMLVEKRGDKIVATDLFGESKEFQGEIVKIDLNNNRILIRG; encoded by the coding sequence ATGTGCAACCTTAATCTCTATTTAAATGACCAGTTGGTTATGGAGGATGTTATGCTTGTGGAGAAGAGGGGTGATAAAATTGTCGCCACAGATCTCTTTGGGGAAAGTAAGGAGTTTCAGGGAGAGATCGTTAAGATAGACCTAAACAACAACAGGATACTGATAAGAGGTTAA
- a CDS encoding YkgJ family cysteine cluster protein translates to MKCGYCCSCKNWRIYLPYFDYIKLREYYSKYIEDSKILHFNKRLKIGKRGCILLTDDNLCRIQIEKGYSYKPTMCKLFPFSFRVKWNGDFLLIIKHYCKGIMLGECSREVINYAIECCEELYLDQLERIRLMGMETSTRCKLDEREYITWEEREEFGRYIFSSPNLDELCRRCMEIVDLNVSKDIIYIKRNIERNVTKRYNNCNYHYFINSGVKYTPKRKKYVETNRFGFIEKEIIRYLGELNKREIFRKLSFKEELYRLVMIGKKLSRYRNIFEGEGVIDHDLTINGSL, encoded by the coding sequence GTGAAATGTGGATACTGCTGTAGTTGTAAAAATTGGAGAATATATCTTCCATACTTCGACTATATAAAATTGAGGGAGTATTACTCAAAGTATATAGAAGATAGTAAAATACTCCACTTTAATAAGAGGTTGAAGATCGGTAAAAGAGGGTGCATCCTATTAACCGATGATAACCTCTGTAGGATCCAGATAGAAAAGGGATACTCCTACAAACCTACAATGTGTAAACTCTTTCCCTTCAGTTTTAGAGTAAAATGGAATGGAGATTTTCTACTTATCATTAAACATTACTGTAAGGGTATAATGTTAGGGGAGTGTAGTAGAGAGGTAATCAACTACGCTATAGAGTGTTGTGAGGAGTTATACCTGGATCAGCTGGAGAGAATAAGACTTATGGGAATGGAAACTTCTACACGGTGTAAGTTAGATGAAAGGGAGTATATCACCTGGGAAGAGAGGGAAGAGTTTGGAAGGTATATATTTAGTAGTCCTAACTTGGATGAACTCTGTAGAAGATGTATGGAGATAGTGGATCTAAACGTATCCAAGGATATTATATATATTAAGAGAAATATAGAAAGGAACGTTACTAAGAGATATAACAATTGCAACTACCACTATTTTATTAACAGTGGCGTAAAATACACCCCTAAAAGGAAGAAATATGTAGAGACTAATAGGTTTGGATTTATAGAAAAGGAAATTATAAGATATTTAGGAGAATTAAATAAGAGGGAAATTTTTAGGAAATTATCCTTTAAAGAGGAATTATATAGATTAGTTATGATAGGCAAAAAACTTAGTAGGTATAGAAATATTTTTGAAGGGGAAGGGGTAATTGATCACGATCTTACAATAAATGGATCTCTATAA
- a CDS encoding Zn-ribbon domain-containing OB-fold protein, protein MVVRSWRHIKERYCLIGTKCKTCGRIFFPSRNICPYCRRKGELEEYKLSGRGKVYTYSVVHVPPKDFERMAPYVIAIVELEEGPRITAQIDCKPDEVYIGMPVEVVFRRIKEDGEDGIIHYGYKFKPVEG, encoded by the coding sequence TTGGTAGTGAGAAGTTGGAGACATATAAAGGAGAGATACTGCCTCATTGGAACTAAATGTAAAACCTGTGGTAGGATATTCTTTCCATCTAGAAATATATGTCCCTACTGTAGGAGGAAGGGAGAATTAGAGGAGTACAAACTCAGTGGAAGGGGAAAGGTATATACTTACTCTGTAGTGCATGTTCCACCTAAGGACTTCGAGAGGATGGCACCTTATGTAATAGCTATTGTAGAATTAGAAGAAGGCCCAAGAATAACTGCCCAGATAGACTGCAAACCAGATGAAGTATATATTGGCATGCCTGTAGAGGTTGTATTTAGGAGAATAAAAGAGGATGGAGAAGATGGAATAATTCATTACGGGTATAAGTTTAAGCCCGTGGAAGGTTAA